The genomic window TTCGCGTGTTTCGCCGCTTTCGTCAGCCCGAGATTGTAGCAATCTGGCTCTTCGTTGCCTTTCCCCGTCAAACTGGCAAAGATTCGGTTTAGCTGTTCTGCTAAAATCGCCGGGAGAATACACACTGCCGTGACCAGACGTGTCACGGCTGGCTCGTAGCCTTATCTCCAAGGAGGAGAGAACAATGTCAGACATTGAATGGACCGATGAGACCTGGAATCCGGTCACCGGCTGTACCCAGATCAGTCCTGGTTGTGAGAATTGCTATGCCTTGCGAATGTCGCATCGCTTGCAGGCGATGGGCGTCGATAATTATCGCAACGCTTTCGAGCTAACGACTCACGATCACGTGCTGGAAAAGCCACTGTCGTGGAAAAAACCACGCAAAGTGTTTGTCAACTCAATGAGCGACTTATTTCACCGCGATGTGCCCGTCAAGTTCATCGAACGGGTTTTTGACGTTTGTCGGCGGGCACACTGGCATCAGTTTCAAATTCTCACCAAGCGATCACAGCGGCTCGCTCGAGAAGCTGACCACTTCGAATGGCCAGACAATGTTTGGATGGGGACCAGTGTCGAATCGCAAGACTACACATTCCGGGTCGATCATTTGCGCCAGGTGCCCGCAGCAGTCCGGTTTATCTCGTTTGAGCCGCTGATCGGGCCGGTCGATCGAGTTGACTTGACCGGCATTGACTGGGCGATTGTCGGTGGAGAGAGCGGCCCTGGGTCTCGACCGTCGCATCCAGATTGGTTTCGCAAGTTGCGGAAACTGTGCGAAAAGCAGGGTACTGCGTTCTTCTTCAAACAGTACGGTGATTACGCGCCAGCACCGAAGGGGACGGCTGAGAAAAAAATTGTCAAAATAGGTCGTCAGGGCGATATCCGCGATCGAAGCGACAAGAAACCTAGAAAGACCGATGCAGCGGTGGTTCGGATGGGCAAAGGCAACGCGGGCCGAACGCTAGACGGTCAAACGTGGGATGCTTATCCTGAAGTGGTTACCTAGCAAACCACAATCCTCCGGAGGATCAATGGGCAAGTCACAGGACGCTTTTTCATGGAAGGATGGCCGAACACCGCTTTGTCCGGTCCATAGTCGCATCAAGCTGGAAATCCTCCGCGACTATCTAATGGCCTATTTTCCTACCATCTCGCAAAATATGCGGATGGACTATGTGAACATCGAGCTGATTGACGCATTTGCTGGGGGTGGTGTGCTGATAGACGCGGAAACCAAATCCCCTATCAATGGTTCGCCAAAGGTGATGATTGGAGCGGTTCGAGATTCGGAGGCGGCGATAGCAGCGAGAAAGACAAAGCCATTCAGAATCAACGCGAGGTTTCACTTCTCTGATGCCGACCGTGACGCACACCTTCGTCTAAAGACCGATTTGGCCGACTCTCGCTACCGTGAAGATGTGGAG from Roseimaritima ulvae includes these protein-coding regions:
- a CDS encoding DUF5131 family protein, which codes for MSRLARSLISKEERTMSDIEWTDETWNPVTGCTQISPGCENCYALRMSHRLQAMGVDNYRNAFELTTHDHVLEKPLSWKKPRKVFVNSMSDLFHRDVPVKFIERVFDVCRRAHWHQFQILTKRSQRLAREADHFEWPDNVWMGTSVESQDYTFRVDHLRQVPAAVRFISFEPLIGPVDRVDLTGIDWAIVGGESGPGSRPSHPDWFRKLRKLCEKQGTAFFFKQYGDYAPAPKGTAEKKIVKIGRQGDIRDRSDKKPRKTDAAVVRMGKGNAGRTLDGQTWDAYPEVVT